A region from the Gammaproteobacteria bacterium genome encodes:
- a CDS encoding DUF58 domain-containing protein, with protein MNEPNTSAPDPRLGTAPGRRRADLMDPVALSEVGGLEFIAREVVEGFYMGLHRSPHRGFSAEFAEHRAYQAGDDLRYIDWRMYGRSDRFYVKQFEEETNLRAYLLLDNSLSMAWTSQPGTLATKSWYAKHLLACIALLLLGQGDLVGFASFHHEIQARLGPSGGRKQWHEVIRRVSPLEPTGLTSAHSALRDIAGRLRRRGLIVLLSDLLIDPEETRLALRYLKHYGHEVLVFHILDPGERELPPAGDVRFFDPESRDEIQISVPDMRREYREAVDSAIAEWERATRPYGIDYCMIETSQPFSLALRTYLRKRQRLG; from the coding sequence ATGAACGAACCCAACACGTCCGCACCTGACCCCCGCCTCGGGACCGCCCCGGGCCGGCGGCGCGCCGACCTGATGGACCCGGTGGCGCTGTCGGAGGTCGGCGGCCTCGAGTTCATCGCGCGCGAGGTCGTGGAGGGATTCTACATGGGGCTGCACCGTTCGCCGCACCGCGGGTTCTCCGCGGAGTTCGCGGAGCATCGGGCGTATCAGGCCGGCGATGACCTGCGCTACATCGACTGGCGCATGTACGGCCGCTCGGACCGATTCTACGTGAAGCAGTTCGAAGAGGAGACCAACCTTCGCGCATACCTTCTGCTCGACAACAGCCTCTCGATGGCATGGACTTCGCAGCCGGGCACGCTGGCCACCAAGTCGTGGTACGCGAAACACCTCCTGGCATGCATCGCGCTTCTACTCCTGGGTCAGGGGGATCTGGTCGGCTTCGCGTCCTTCCACCACGAGATCCAGGCCCGGCTCGGACCCAGCGGAGGACGCAAGCAGTGGCACGAGGTCATCCGGCGCGTCTCTCCGCTGGAGCCCACGGGCCTGACCTCCGCGCATTCTGCGTTGCGTGACATCGCCGGACGCCTGCGCCGCCGGGGCCTGATCGTGCTGTTGTCCGATCTGTTGATCGACCCCGAGGAGACCCGGCTGGCGCTGCGCTATCTCAAGCACTACGGGCACGAAGTGCTCGTCTTCCACATTCTGGATCCGGGCGAGCGCGAGCTGCCTCCCGCGGGCGACGTGCGCTTCTTCGATCCCGAGAGCCGCGATGAGATTCAGATCAGCGTGCCGGACATGCGCCGCGAGTACCGGGAGGCCGTGGATAGCGCGATCGCCGAGTGGGAGCGCGCCACCCGGCCCTACGGGATCGACTACTGCATGATCGAGACGAGCCAGCCGTTCTCGCTCGCCCTGAGGACGTATCTGCGCAAGCGGCAGAGACTGGGATAG